A single Syngnathus acus chromosome 8, fSynAcu1.2, whole genome shotgun sequence DNA region contains:
- the zgc:161969 gene encoding uncharacterized protein zgc:161969 has protein sequence MDAEFNEGCGETKSAIHSWRYRHHFTYKADQGKNIIVQCNLCLPRVNLLSTSKTSTSNLKKHLDRTHLGCDARPDAKRGRKKEDYNGEESSYCQLKKIKAEILSKCTTQEKIDDLVFRFIVEDCQPFHVLEQPGFNKLIAGLTKGLHPMDRVTLFAKVDHSFLRMREELTTKLASVQYVCTTADVWSAGGGSFFGVTCHWIDGDSLERKSAALGFARMQGRLTYDSVAGRIRDVHAAYGIESKVQTTVTDNASPFVAVFKEFAPDGTDVNDDVGVHEDVGAVLEGEPEQDMLLFLPTIQRCASHTLERIVAEDFWRAVSQGPMCQLYYSTMSKVFSIWSKCHHLQVGMDAAEAIRKMALLVPAVIRWNVEYCALQKIVSLTERELTELSARLDVARLQPEEMDFLREYVAVFHPLAFALELFQAEQKCYLGLVIPTVLSLKNKLNEHKDSAKYFGDVIVSVASAIDTRFRELFASDEAKLATATTPQFRLWWLPDSEREEMCSLLAGEASQVDPCDVIEVGATRNVSTIKSEDDFFSYGSPKLTAHIQERGVAEEIRKYVEGTGKSLESLQDFPRVRQLFLKYNTTLPSTAPIQRLFSQKGNLAASHRNFLTDEYFERIQLLRYNINVCSVLNS, from the exons ATGGACGCGGAGTTCAATGAAGGCTGCGGCGAGACCAAGTCGGCCATCCATTCTTGGCGTTATCGCCACCATTTCACCTACAAGGCAGATCAAGGAAAAAATATCATCGTGCAATGTAATCTGTGCCTTCCCAGGGTAAACCTACTGTCCACGTCCAAGACGTCCACGTCCAATCTAAAGAAGCACTTGGAC AGAACACATCTCGGATGCGATGCCAGGCCCGATGCCAAGCGCGGGAGGAAGAAGGAGGACTACAACGGCGAGGAAAGCAGCTACTGTCAACTGAAGAAGATCAAAGCGGAGATCCTCTCCAAATGCACGACGCAAGAAAAGATCGACGACCTCGTCTTCCGATTTATCGTGGAGGACTGTCAGCCCTTTCATGTACTGGAGCAGCCCGGCTTCAACAAGCTGATTGCAGGCTTGACCAAGGGTCTCCACCCCATGGACAGGGTGACCCTCTTTGCCAAGGTGGACCACAGTTTTTTGAGGATGCGCGAGGAGCTGACGACCAAGCTGGCCAGCGTGCAGTACGTGTGCACCACGGCCGACGTGTGGAGCGCCGGTGGTGGCAGCTTCTTCGGCGTGACTTGCCACTGGATTGACGGTGACTCGCTGGAGCGCAAGTCAGCGGCTCTGGGCTTCGCCAGGATGCAGGGCCGGCTCACGTACGACTCGGTGGCCGGTAGGATCCGCGACGTGCACGCAGCGTACGGCATCGAGAGCAAAGTCCAGACCACCGTCACCGACAACGCCAGCCCCTTTGTCGCCGTCTTCAAAGAGTTTGCCCCGGACGGCACCGATGTCAATGACGACGTCGGCGTTCACGAGGACGTGGGTGCCGTGCTGGAGGGCGAGCCGGAACAGGACATGCTCCTGTTCCTGCCCACCATCCAGCGGTGTGCCTCGCACACCTTGGAGCGGATCGTCGCCGAGGACTTCTGGCGGGCTGTGTCGCAGGGACCTATGTGCCAGCTGTATTATAGCACCATGTCCAAGGTCTTCTCCATTTGGAGCAAGTGCCACCACCTGCAGGTGGGCATGGACGCGGCCGAGGCCATCCGCAAAATGGCCCTGCTGGTCCCGGCCGTCATTCGCTGGAACGTGGAGTACTGCGCCCTGCAGAAGATCGTCTCGCTCACGGAACGGGAGCTGACAGAGCTCTCGGCCCGCCTGGACGTGGCGCGCCTGCAGCCCGAGGAGATGGACTTCCTCCGAGAATACGTGGCCGTCTTCCACCCGCTGGCGTTCGCGCTGGAGCTTTTCCAGGCCGAGCAGAAGTGCTACCTGGGCCTGGTCATCCCCACGGTCCTCAGTCTGAAGAACAAGCTGAACGAGCACAAGGATTCCGCCAAGTACTTTGGCGACGTCATCGTCTCGGTGGCAAGCGCCATCGACACGCGCTTCCGTGAGTTGTTTGCCAGCGACGAGGCCAAGTTGGCCACGGCCACCACGCCCCAGTTCCGCCTGTGGTGGCTGCCCGACTCCGAACGGGAGGAGATGTGCTCCCTGCTGGCCGGCGAGGCCTCTCAAGTGGACCCGTGCGACGTGATCGAGGTGGGCGCTACCCGCAACGTCTCCACCATCAAATCCGAGGACGACTTCTTCAGCTACGGCTCGCCCAAGCTGACAGCTCACATCCAGGAGCGCGGCGTCGCCGAGGAGATCCGCAAGTACGTGGAGGGCACAGGCAAGAGCCTGGAGTCCTTGCAGGACTTCCCCAGGGTCAGGCAGCTGTTCCTCAAGTACAACACCACCTTGCCGTCCACGGCGCCCATCCAGAGGCTCTTCAGCCAGAAAGGGAACTTGGCCGCCTCGCACAGAAACTTCCTGACCGACGAATACTTTGAACGCATTCAGCTGCTGCGATACAACATCAACGTGTGCTCCGTGCTCAACAGCTGA
- the cacng4b gene encoding calcium channel, voltage-dependent, gamma subunit 4b: MAWFERGVQTLLATVGAFAAFSLMSIAIGTDYWLYSRAYICNGTNATADETQPPPPRSRKGDLTHSGLWRICCIEGINQGSCYRINHFPDDNDYDTDSSEYLLRIVRASSVFPILSTVLLMLGGLCVGVGRVYGKTNNILLGAGILFVAAGLSNIIGIIVYISSNAGDPNDKRDDDKKYTYSYGWSFYFGALSFIVAETVAVLAVNIYIETNKEVRWRARREFIRSLSSSSPYSRIPSFRYRRRTSRASSHSTEASRENSPVAGPKGAGGTSPGGPLDELSMYTLARDSVTDNAYSPEHEAAADFLQVHNCFPNDLKDSVNRRTTPV, encoded by the exons ATGGCTTGGTTTGAGCGCGGGGTTCAGACGCTGTTGGCCACGGTGGGGGCTTTCGCCGCCTTCAGCCTCATGAGCATCGCCATCGGCACGGACTACTGGCTTTACTCGCGGGCGTACATCTGTAACGGAACCAATGCCACCGCCGACGAGAcccagccgccgccgcccaggAGCAGGAAGGGGGACCTTACGCACTCGGGACTCTGGAGGATCTGCTGCATTGAGG GCATCAATCAAGGCAGCTGTTACCGAATCAACCACTTCCCTGATGACAACGACTACGACACGGACAGCTCGGAGTACCTGCTAC GCATCGTGCGAGCCTCGAGTGTGTTCCCCATCCTCAGCACGGTGCTGCTCATGCTGGGCGGCCTGTGTGTCGGCGTTGGCCGAGTCTACGGCAAGACCAACAACATCCTCCTCGGAGCGGGGATTCTCTTTGTGGCCGCAG GTCTGAGCAACATCATCGGCATCATCGTTTACATCTCGAGCAACGCCGGCGACCCCAACGACAAACGGGACGACGACAAGAAGTACACGTACTCCTATGGTTGGTCCTTCTACTTTGGCGCCCTGTCCTTCATCGTGGCCGAAACGGTGGCCGTCCTGGCCGTCAACATCTACATCGAGACTAACAAGGAGGTGCGCTGGCGGGCGCGGCGCGAATTCATCCGCTCCCTTTCGTCCTCGTCGCCGTACTCCCGCATCCCCAGCTTCCGCTACCGCCGGCGGACGTCTCGGGCCAGCTCCCACTCCACCGAGGCGTCACGGGAGAACTCTCCTGTGGCGGGCCCCAAGGGGGCCGGGGGGACGTCCCCCGGTGGGCCCCTGGATGAGCTGTCCATGTACACCCTGGCGCGGGACAGCGTGACGGACAACGCGTACAGCCCCGAGCACGAGGCGGCCGCCGACTTCTTGCAGGTGCACAACTGTTTCCCCAACGATTTGAAGGACAGCGTGAATCGCAGGACCACGCCCGTGTGA
- the cacng1b gene encoding voltage-dependent calcium channel gamma-1 subunit, with the protein MLEEQATKVKMTWVVIVAGMSTMLAAVATDHWAVLSPRVEKLNATCQAVHFGLWRLCKKNIFMVEEDPQGKGCGPIGLPGAKNCSYFKHFTSGEEAEVFEVKTQKEYNISAAAIAIFSLFFMILGTLCVICSFGKARDYLLRPAGMFFAFAGLCIVISVEVMRQSVKRMIASDETIWIEYYYSWSFACACASFTLLILSGVALLLISMPQMPRNPWETCMDAEPDTLD; encoded by the exons ATGTTGGAGGAGCAGGCCACCAAGGTGAAGATGACATGGGTGGTGATCGTGGCGGGCATGTCGACCATGCTGGCCGCCGTGGCCACGGACCACTGGGCCGTGCTCAGCCCCCGAGTGGAAAAGCTCAACGCCACCTGCCAGGCCGTTCACTTTGGCCTCTGGAGGCTGTGCAAGAAAAACATCTTCATGGTGGAGGAGGACCCGCAGGGCAAAGGCTGCGGCCCCATCGGCCTGCCCGGAG CCAAGAACTGCTCCTACTTCAAACACTTCACATCAGGAGAAGAGGCGGAAGTTTTTGAAGTCAAGACCCAGAAGG AGTACAACATCTCGGCGGCGGCCATCGCCATTTTCAGCCTGTTCTTCATGATCCTGGGGACCTTGTGCGTCATCTGCTCCTTCGGGAAGGCCCGCGACTACCTGCTGAGGCCCGCCGGCATGTTCTTCGCCTTTGCAG GCCTGTGCATCGTCATCTCGGTGGAAGTCATGCGTCAGTCGGTCAAGCGGATGATCGCCAGTGACGAGACCATCTGGATCGAGTACTACTACTCGTGGTCCTTTGCGTGCGCTTGCGCCTCCTTCACCCTCCTCATCCTTAGTGGCGTGGCCCTGCTCCTCATCTCCATGCCCCAAATGCCCCGAAACCCCTGGGAGACCTGCATGGACGCTGAGCCCGACACCTTGGATTAG